The following are encoded together in the Iodobacter fluviatilis genome:
- the mraY gene encoding phospho-N-acetylmuramoyl-pentapeptide-transferase has product MLLLLAQWLGESVRAFHVFNYITLRAVLATMTALGISWTMGPWVIQKLTDLKVGQVVRTDGVQSHLIKAGTPTMGGTLILLAIGLTTLLWGDLRNKYVWLALIVTLATGVIGFVDDYRKIALKDTKGMSAKAKLFWQSLIAIGAGVFLVYAGGSLPANTGFVVPFFKQILYPFGAVGFCILTYFVIVGTSNAVNLTDGLDGLAIMPTVLISFAFCIFAYVAGNVVFSKYLGVPFVPGAGELVIFCASMAGAGLGFLWFNAYPAEVFMGDVGALALGAGLGIVAVIVRQEIVLLIMGGVFVMEALSVMIQVASFKLRGKRVFRMAPIHHHYELKGWKETQVVVRFWIITMLLVLAGLATLKLR; this is encoded by the coding sequence ATGTTGTTGCTGTTAGCTCAATGGCTAGGCGAATCAGTTCGCGCCTTTCACGTTTTTAACTACATCACTTTGAGAGCGGTGCTGGCGACCATGACGGCGCTCGGTATCTCTTGGACGATGGGCCCTTGGGTCATTCAAAAGCTCACCGATTTGAAAGTCGGCCAAGTGGTACGTACTGACGGTGTACAAAGCCATTTAATTAAAGCGGGCACTCCTACTATGGGCGGCACGCTGATCTTACTGGCGATTGGCCTTACCACTCTGCTCTGGGGTGATCTGCGCAATAAATATGTTTGGCTAGCACTGATTGTTACGCTCGCCACCGGTGTCATTGGCTTTGTAGATGACTACCGAAAAATTGCCTTAAAAGACACTAAGGGAATGTCGGCCAAAGCCAAATTATTCTGGCAATCCTTGATCGCCATTGGTGCTGGCGTATTTTTGGTGTATGCCGGCGGTAGCCTGCCTGCCAATACGGGGTTTGTCGTGCCCTTTTTCAAACAAATCCTCTACCCCTTTGGCGCGGTTGGCTTTTGTATCCTGACTTACTTTGTGATTGTTGGCACCAGTAATGCGGTGAACTTAACCGATGGTTTAGATGGCTTAGCCATTATGCCAACGGTGCTGATCTCATTTGCTTTTTGCATCTTTGCTTATGTAGCCGGCAATGTGGTGTTTTCCAAATACCTAGGTGTGCCCTTTGTGCCAGGCGCGGGTGAGCTTGTGATTTTCTGTGCCTCTATGGCTGGAGCGGGCTTAGGATTTTTATGGTTTAACGCCTACCCAGCCGAAGTCTTCATGGGAGATGTGGGTGCCCTAGCCCTTGGCGCTGGCCTTGGCATTGTGGCGGTAATTGTGCGCCAAGAAATTGTACTGCTGATTATGGGCGGTGTATTTGTGATGGAAGCATTGTCCGTGATGATTCAAGTCGCCAGCTTTAAGCTACGCGGCAAACGAGTATTTAGAATGGCCCCGATTCACCACCATTACGAATTAAAAGGCTGGAAAGAAACCCAAGTCGTTGTGCGCTTCTGGATCATCACCATGCTGTTGGTATTGGCCGGTTTAGCCACGCTGAAGCTGCGTTAA
- the murD gene encoding UDP-N-acetylmuramoyl-L-alanine--D-glutamate ligase: MNYQGKHCIVVGLGESGFSAAKWLAAQGARVTVCDTRSTPPNLEQLHSAHSQIELRLGEFSETTFTDADALIVSPGVPLATPAIAAAIARGVPALGDVELFAQAIAGSKAKVIAITGSNGKSTVTSMVGAMCSAAGLNTVMAGNIGLPVLDALSQHPDAEVFVLELSSFQLETTSSLNAHAAAVLNISEDHLDRYKNLAHYAATKASIFAGTGVMVLNREDAFCREMSLPDRQVVWFGADTPKTAEYGLSGEDFTLSYGDEALMSAANLPVAGLHNAVNALSAIALCRAIGVATAPMLAALKSFTGLAHRVEFVATVNGVSYYDDSKGTNVGATEAALKGMTRPVVLIAGGDGKGQDFRPLKTACERICRAVILIGRDASILAEALNEAQSQFVDFDNEQLLPILQLPNMEMAVQFASNFAESGDVVLLSPACASVDMYRNYHHRAEVFIAAVKGLES; the protein is encoded by the coding sequence ATGAATTACCAAGGCAAACATTGCATCGTTGTGGGGTTAGGCGAATCGGGGTTTTCTGCTGCTAAGTGGCTGGCAGCTCAAGGTGCGCGCGTCACCGTCTGCGATACCCGCAGCACCCCGCCTAATCTAGAGCAATTGCATTCTGCCCATAGCCAGATTGAGCTGCGCCTAGGCGAGTTCAGCGAAACCACGTTTACCGATGCCGATGCACTGATTGTTAGCCCAGGCGTGCCGCTAGCAACACCTGCGATTGCCGCAGCCATCGCCCGTGGCGTACCAGCCCTTGGCGATGTGGAGTTATTTGCTCAAGCCATTGCTGGCTCCAAAGCCAAAGTGATTGCGATTACTGGCTCGAATGGTAAATCCACTGTCACCAGTATGGTTGGCGCAATGTGTAGTGCGGCGGGTTTAAACACCGTTATGGCAGGCAATATTGGCCTGCCGGTGCTGGATGCGCTAAGCCAGCACCCTGATGCCGAGGTGTTTGTCTTAGAGCTATCAAGCTTTCAGCTAGAAACCACTAGCTCACTGAATGCACACGCTGCAGCGGTGCTTAATATCAGCGAAGATCACTTAGATCGTTATAAAAACCTAGCGCATTACGCCGCCACCAAGGCCAGTATTTTTGCGGGCACAGGCGTCATGGTGCTCAACCGCGAAGACGCTTTCTGCCGTGAAATGAGTCTTCCAGATCGCCAAGTCGTGTGGTTTGGCGCAGATACTCCCAAGACCGCCGAGTATGGCTTAAGCGGTGAGGACTTTACCCTAAGCTACGGCGATGAAGCGCTGATGAGCGCCGCCAATTTACCGGTAGCAGGTTTACATAACGCGGTAAATGCCTTATCGGCCATCGCACTGTGCCGTGCCATTGGCGTAGCAACGGCCCCGATGCTGGCCGCATTGAAATCATTTACGGGCCTTGCGCACCGCGTTGAGTTTGTTGCCACTGTTAACGGCGTGAGCTACTACGACGATTCCAAAGGCACCAATGTTGGCGCTACTGAAGCGGCGCTCAAAGGCATGACTCGCCCCGTGGTATTGATTGCCGGTGGCGATGGCAAGGGCCAAGATTTCCGCCCACTGAAAACCGCTTGCGAGCGCATCTGCCGTGCCGTGATTTTAATTGGCCGTGATGCCTCTATTCTGGCCGAAGCCTTAAATGAAGCCCAATCACAATTTGTAGATTTTGATAACGAACAGCTACTGCCGATCTTGCAACTGCCCAACATGGAAATGGCCGTGCAGTTTGCCAGCAACTTTGCCGAGAGTGGCGACGTAGTCCTGCTATCCCCTGCCTGCGCCAGCGTAGATATGTACCGCAATTATCATCACCGTGCGGAAGTATTTATTGCGGCAGTGAAAGGATTAGAAAGCTAA
- the ftsW gene encoding putative lipid II flippase FtsW — translation MRQLFSQAIKRLRPSMSAYDEALFWCITLLLTIGLVMVYSSSIAMAEVDKDTGFSSNYFLIRHVVFLAVGIAAAFISFSISTKTWQQYSPMLFMLGIVLLILVLVPHIGKEVNGSRRWLSLVVINLQPSELMKLFVVLYAADYTVRKAINMNGSFLESVTKVLLPMFMVMMVVGALLLLEPDFGAFTVITAIAMGALFLGGFNWKLFAGLFMFLGVAFVGLVVSSPYRMQRVLGFLDPWKDPYGKGYQLSHSLIAFGRGEWSGVGLGASVEKLSYLPEAHTDFLMAIIAEEFGFIGVAVVILLFSFLIFRAFMIGVQAAKLERHWQALAAQGVGTWMGVQAFINIGVNMGLMPTKGLTLPLLSFGGSGIVANLIALGVLMRIDYESRQLIRGYRS, via the coding sequence ATGCGCCAGCTATTCTCACAAGCCATTAAGCGGCTACGCCCCAGTATGAGTGCCTACGATGAGGCGCTGTTCTGGTGCATTACCCTGCTGCTGACCATTGGTTTAGTGATGGTGTATTCCTCATCGATTGCGATGGCCGAGGTGGATAAAGACACCGGCTTTAGTTCGAATTACTTCCTAATCCGCCATGTGGTTTTCTTGGCCGTAGGGATTGCTGCAGCTTTTATTTCGTTTTCTATCTCTACCAAAACTTGGCAGCAATACTCGCCGATGCTGTTTATGCTTGGCATCGTCTTACTGATCTTGGTACTGGTTCCGCATATTGGTAAAGAAGTAAACGGTAGCCGCCGCTGGTTGTCTTTAGTGGTGATTAATTTACAGCCATCCGAGCTGATGAAGCTGTTTGTTGTGCTCTATGCCGCTGATTACACCGTACGTAAAGCCATCAATATGAATGGCTCATTTTTAGAAAGCGTCACCAAAGTGCTATTACCGATGTTTATGGTGATGATGGTGGTAGGCGCTTTATTGCTATTAGAGCCAGATTTTGGCGCGTTTACCGTGATTACCGCCATTGCTATGGGTGCACTGTTTTTAGGCGGATTTAACTGGAAGCTATTTGCGGGGCTGTTTATGTTTTTGGGTGTGGCCTTTGTGGGCTTGGTAGTGAGCTCGCCTTACCGCATGCAACGCGTTTTAGGCTTTTTAGACCCGTGGAAAGACCCTTACGGCAAGGGCTATCAGCTGAGTCACTCATTGATTGCGTTTGGCCGTGGTGAATGGAGCGGCGTGGGCCTAGGTGCCAGCGTAGAAAAACTCTCCTACCTACCCGAGGCACATACCGATTTTTTGATGGCGATTATTGCCGAAGAATTTGGCTTTATAGGCGTTGCCGTTGTGATTTTACTGTTTTCATTTTTGATTTTCCGCGCCTTTATGATCGGCGTACAAGCCGCAAAATTAGAGCGCCACTGGCAAGCGCTAGCCGCGCAAGGCGTAGGAACTTGGATGGGTGTGCAAGCATTTATCAATATTGGCGTAAATATGGGCCTGATGCCCACCAAGGGACTAACCCTGCCACTGCTCTCGTTTGGTGGCTCGGGCATCGTAGCCAATTTAATTGCACTGGGTGTGCTAATGCGGATTGACTATGAAAGTCGTCAGTTGATTAGAGGGTATCGGTCATGA
- a CDS encoding UDP-N-acetylmuramoyl-L-alanyl-D-glutamate--2,6-diaminopimelate ligase: protein MKAVSWNLPSLDLPAIDAIASGARLVVDSRRVQNGDVFLAFQGEEADGRSYIEAAIAAGAAAVLWETDGFEWNPDWKVANLGIADLRAQAGIVAAHLLGNPSQAMFVTGITGTNGKTSIAHWLTQAFNLLGNKAAMLGTLGNGFIDKLESSSHTTLDPVTLQSWLSRLQGEGASHIAMEVSSHGLVQARVHGTVFNVAVFTNLTRDHLDYHGDMGSYGAAKAKLFEWEGLKTAVINTDDAFGRELASTCKAPRVLTYGLENGGIRATKINLSLSGLELEVATPYGLCNISSPMLGRFNASNLLACLAVLLAADVPLATAANILGQIQPAAGRMQKLGGDERPLAVVDYAHTPDALEKALSTLRESMQEDGRLYCIFGCGGDRDKGKRPLMGEIACHLADSVIITSDNPRTETPQAIIQDIVRGVSGVPGTGHANYIIDSDRSSAIADAIDLATANDVILIAGKGHETYQEIAGIRHPFDDVAIANRALSRKKK from the coding sequence ATGAAAGCTGTGAGTTGGAACCTCCCTTCTCTCGACCTTCCAGCGATTGATGCAATCGCATCAGGGGCACGCCTCGTGGTGGACAGCCGCAGGGTGCAAAACGGGGATGTTTTCTTAGCCTTTCAAGGTGAAGAGGCTGATGGGCGTAGCTATATCGAAGCCGCCATTGCCGCTGGGGCCGCCGCAGTCTTATGGGAAACCGATGGCTTTGAGTGGAATCCAGATTGGAAAGTAGCCAACCTTGGCATTGCAGATTTGCGTGCGCAAGCAGGCATTGTGGCCGCGCACTTACTGGGCAATCCATCGCAAGCGATGTTTGTAACCGGCATTACCGGCACGAATGGCAAAACCTCGATTGCCCACTGGCTGACCCAAGCCTTTAACCTGCTCGGCAATAAAGCGGCCATGCTTGGCACGCTGGGCAACGGTTTTATTGATAAATTAGAAAGCTCCAGCCACACCACGCTCGACCCCGTTACTCTGCAAAGCTGGCTGTCGCGCTTGCAAGGTGAAGGCGCAAGCCATATTGCCATGGAAGTTTCTTCGCACGGGCTAGTCCAAGCACGCGTACATGGCACCGTTTTTAATGTGGCGGTATTTACCAATTTGACCCGTGATCATCTAGATTACCACGGCGATATGGGCAGCTATGGTGCGGCCAAAGCCAAGTTATTTGAGTGGGAAGGCTTAAAAACAGCCGTTATCAACACAGATGATGCATTTGGGCGCGAGCTAGCCTCCACCTGCAAAGCGCCGCGCGTACTGACTTATGGCCTAGAAAACGGCGGCATTCGCGCCACCAAAATCAATTTAAGCCTAAGCGGATTAGAGCTAGAAGTTGCAACGCCTTATGGCCTATGCAATATCAGCTCGCCAATGTTAGGTCGTTTCAATGCCAGCAATTTGCTCGCCTGCCTAGCCGTACTCTTGGCCGCCGACGTGCCGCTCGCTACCGCAGCCAATATTCTTGGGCAGATTCAGCCCGCTGCGGGCCGTATGCAAAAGTTGGGCGGCGATGAGCGCCCACTCGCAGTGGTGGATTACGCCCACACCCCTGATGCACTCGAAAAAGCCCTCTCTACGCTACGCGAATCCATGCAGGAAGATGGCCGCTTGTATTGCATCTTTGGCTGCGGCGGCGATAGAGATAAAGGCAAGCGCCCTTTAATGGGCGAGATTGCTTGCCACTTGGCTGATTCAGTCATTATCACTTCAGATAATCCTCGCACCGAAACCCCGCAAGCGATTATTCAAGACATCGTACGTGGTGTTTCTGGTGTACCAGGCACGGGCCACGCCAATTACATCATTGATTCAGATCGCTCTTCGGCCATTGCGGATGCCATTGATTTAGCCACCGCCAACGACGTGATTTTGATCGCCGGCAAAGGCCACGAAACTTATCAGGAAATCGCAGGAATTCGTCATCCCTTTGATGATGTGGCGATCGCTAACCGCGCCCTATCAAGGAAGAAAAAATAA
- the murG gene encoding undecaprenyldiphospho-muramoylpentapeptide beta-N-acetylglucosaminyltransferase, with protein sequence MSKRTLMVMAGGTGGHIFPALAVANELKERGWKIIWLGAAGRMETRIVPEHGIDLITLKIDGVRGKGLLKKLSQPWVQLKALCCAFKVIFEHRPDVAIGFGGFTGFPGGIAIRLMWLPLVIHEQNAVAGLTNKVLSKIANRVLFAFPSAFPNQDGCIGNPVRDEIKAMPAPAARFAGRTGPLKLLVVGGSLGAQVFNEEVPKALALLPEANRPQVIHQAGEKHIETLRANYAKAGVSADCLAFISDMANAYGDADLVLCRAGALTVAELACMGVASVLVPFPHAVDDHQTGNARYLSENSAGHLLPQTEFNAAAFAALLQQTSREACLNIATQARKLAKPDATLSVVAVIEELAK encoded by the coding sequence ATGAGTAAACGCACCCTTATGGTTATGGCTGGCGGTACAGGCGGGCATATTTTCCCCGCCCTAGCGGTAGCAAATGAGTTAAAAGAGCGTGGTTGGAAGATTATCTGGCTGGGCGCGGCTGGGCGTATGGAAACCCGCATCGTGCCAGAGCATGGCATTGATTTAATCACGCTAAAAATTGACGGCGTGCGCGGCAAAGGCCTGCTTAAAAAACTCAGCCAGCCGTGGGTGCAGCTCAAAGCCCTCTGCTGCGCGTTTAAGGTGATTTTTGAGCACAGGCCCGATGTAGCCATTGGTTTTGGTGGGTTTACTGGCTTTCCTGGTGGAATAGCCATACGCCTAATGTGGCTGCCGCTGGTCATACATGAACAAAACGCTGTGGCAGGCCTGACTAATAAAGTGCTTTCAAAAATAGCCAACCGCGTGCTGTTTGCTTTTCCAAGCGCGTTCCCTAACCAAGACGGCTGCATCGGCAACCCAGTTAGGGATGAAATCAAAGCCATGCCTGCCCCAGCAGCACGGTTTGCTGGGCGTACTGGCCCGCTAAAGTTGTTAGTAGTTGGTGGCAGCTTAGGCGCACAAGTATTTAACGAAGAAGTACCCAAAGCATTGGCGCTCTTACCCGAAGCCAACCGTCCACAGGTGATTCATCAAGCGGGTGAGAAACATATTGAAACTTTGCGCGCCAACTATGCCAAAGCAGGCGTGAGCGCCGATTGCCTAGCGTTTATTAGCGATATGGCCAACGCCTATGGCGATGCCGATTTGGTATTGTGCCGCGCCGGAGCACTTACCGTGGCCGAGCTAGCTTGCATGGGTGTGGCCTCGGTACTCGTGCCTTTTCCGCATGCGGTAGACGATCACCAAACCGGCAATGCGCGCTATTTAAGCGAAAACAGCGCAGGCCATTTATTACCTCAAACAGAATTTAACGCAGCCGCTTTTGCAGCTCTACTTCAGCAGACCAGCCGCGAAGCCTGCTTAAACATTGCGACACAAGCTAGAAAACTAGCCAAACCGGATGCCACCTTAAGTGTAGTGGCTGTAATAGAAGAATTAGCCAAGTGA
- a CDS encoding peptidoglycan D,D-transpeptidase FtsI family protein, protein MKLARPKRVASQPRQQRFAQPPKLERWRVWFVVVFLLSLFAILLGRGLYLQAWNEGFLQEQGDARYMRNLRQAANRGMITDRHGEPLAISTPVQSIWASPRSMTLLPDGQERAADWEPKSEKDPVPVSKSEIKKLATALQQPFEDITKKLSYSRKNAKGESVKPDFLWLNRHMSPNDAKTVMALNVPGVYTQTEYRRYYPAGDVMAQIVGTTDIDGKGQEGFELTREAMLAGKSGSRTVIRDRRGYIVEDVSTIVPAKDGETLQLSIDRKIQYLAYRELKKGIEAANAVAGAAVVLDAKTGEVLALANLPSYNPNSRERVDLGRKRNRVVTDTYEPGSTMKPFIIAAGLEQGVIKPNSVVMTTGSMTIGPATFKDTRNYGQLNPEGILKHSSNVGAAKVGLMMSRENLWTYFNNYGFGASTHSGFPGEAFGRVRPWKTWRPIEQATMSFGHGLSVSLMQMARGYTVFTNSGEMKPITFTKMIAPSPGKQVISSKTADLVKNMLEAVTQPGGTATKAQIVGFRVGGKTGTARKIVNGQYSREKYEVSFIGFAPVSNPRLIVAVLVDEPSTVGNRYYGGWVSAPIFQEIMAGSLRILGVPPDAPMNNILLPGLDAPELREET, encoded by the coding sequence ATGAAATTAGCCCGACCTAAACGTGTGGCATCGCAGCCACGCCAACAACGTTTTGCGCAGCCGCCAAAACTAGAACGCTGGCGAGTGTGGTTTGTAGTGGTATTTTTGCTCAGCTTATTTGCAATTTTGCTAGGGCGCGGCCTGTATTTGCAAGCTTGGAATGAAGGCTTTCTGCAAGAGCAAGGTGATGCCCGTTATATGCGTAACCTAAGGCAAGCAGCAAACCGTGGAATGATTACCGATAGACATGGCGAGCCACTAGCAATCTCTACGCCAGTGCAATCGATCTGGGCCAGCCCACGCAGCATGACGCTCTTGCCAGATGGCCAGGAGCGAGCCGCAGATTGGGAGCCTAAATCAGAGAAAGACCCGGTTCCAGTTTCAAAAAGTGAAATTAAAAAACTGGCCACAGCATTACAACAGCCCTTTGAAGACATTACTAAAAAGCTAAGCTACTCACGTAAAAATGCAAAAGGTGAAAGCGTTAAGCCTGATTTCCTATGGCTAAACCGGCATATGTCACCCAATGACGCCAAAACGGTGATGGCGCTGAATGTACCAGGCGTCTATACGCAAACCGAATACCGCCGCTACTACCCTGCTGGCGATGTGATGGCACAAATTGTGGGCACTACCGATATCGATGGCAAAGGGCAAGAAGGTTTTGAGCTCACCCGTGAGGCGATGCTGGCAGGCAAATCAGGAAGCCGCACCGTTATTCGTGACCGACGTGGTTATATCGTTGAAGACGTTTCTACCATTGTTCCCGCCAAAGACGGCGAAACATTGCAGTTATCCATCGATCGTAAGATTCAATATCTGGCGTATCGGGAGCTTAAAAAAGGCATTGAAGCCGCCAATGCAGTAGCGGGTGCAGCGGTGGTACTAGATGCAAAAACAGGAGAAGTACTGGCGCTGGCTAACCTCCCCTCTTACAACCCCAACAGCCGTGAGCGGGTTGATTTAGGTAGGAAACGCAATCGCGTGGTTACCGATACTTACGAGCCAGGCTCAACAATGAAGCCTTTTATTATTGCAGCGGGCTTAGAGCAAGGTGTAATTAAACCCAATAGTGTGGTGATGACCACGGGCTCTATGACCATTGGCCCAGCCACTTTTAAAGATACTCGCAACTATGGGCAGCTCAACCCTGAAGGCATTTTAAAGCACTCCAGTAATGTGGGGGCGGCCAAAGTAGGCCTGATGATGAGCCGTGAAAATTTATGGACATACTTTAATAACTACGGGTTTGGTGCATCAACCCATAGCGGTTTTCCAGGAGAAGCATTTGGGCGCGTCAGGCCTTGGAAAACATGGCGGCCAATTGAGCAAGCCACCATGTCTTTTGGCCACGGTCTTTCGGTAAGCCTGATGCAAATGGCGCGTGGCTACACCGTATTTACCAATAGCGGCGAGATGAAGCCGATCACCTTTACCAAGATGATCGCACCTAGCCCAGGTAAGCAGGTTATTTCTAGCAAAACTGCTGATTTAGTTAAAAACATGCTAGAAGCCGTGACTCAGCCTGGCGGCACGGCCACTAAAGCCCAAATTGTTGGCTTTAGAGTGGGCGGTAAAACGGGTACAGCACGCAAGATTGTGAATGGTCAGTATTCAAGAGAAAAGTACGAAGTATCGTTTATTGGCTTTGCACCGGTCTCCAACCCTAGGCTGATTGTGGCCGTCTTGGTGGATGAGCCGTCCACAGTGGGTAATCGATATTACGGCGGCTGGGTTTCAGCACCAATTTTCCAAGAAATCATGGCCGGCAGCCTGCGTATCTTGGGCGTACCGCCTGATGCGCCGATGAATAATATTTTGCTACCAGGCCTGGATGCTCCAGAGCTAAGAGAAGAAACGTAA
- a CDS encoding UDP-N-acetylmuramoyl-tripeptide--D-alanyl-D-alanine ligase: MLSLQETALALKAALHAEGEIRFERVTTDSRDIRAGDLFVALRGESFDGNAFATAAIAAGAVCALVDTPIAGPHILVDDTLAALGQLATFWRAHLKAATGQIVIGVTGSNGKTTVKEMISAVLGHSGKNAVHATRGNLNNHIGLPLTLLAARASHRYVVAEMGMNHFDEISYLTHIAKPDIAIITNAGRCHLEALGSVAGVAQAKGEIFAGLVAGGYAIINADDDYAPLWRELAAEHPQVSFSLTNADVYARNLCAHHTGAQFTLCTPNDSAQVDLQIPGLHNVLNALAAAAVGHALAIGAEDIASGLASYEGTKGRLQSKTAFNGARVFDDTYNANPESMRAAIDVLASFGSDTLLILGDMGELGSDVAERHQEIGTYAQHKGITRLYTHGSLMQLASQAFGTHGQHFSDIAELISYVRKDLSPSTTILVKGSRFMRMERVVDGVVINNLEKM; this comes from the coding sequence ATGTTGTCTTTGCAAGAAACCGCGCTGGCCCTTAAGGCCGCTTTACACGCTGAAGGTGAGATCCGCTTTGAGCGCGTTACCACCGACAGCCGTGATATTCGCGCGGGTGATTTATTTGTGGCCTTACGCGGCGAAAGCTTCGATGGCAATGCCTTTGCAACTGCGGCCATCGCGGCGGGGGCTGTCTGTGCCTTGGTCGATACGCCCATCGCTGGCCCACATATTTTAGTAGACGACACACTGGCAGCCCTTGGGCAGCTGGCCACCTTTTGGCGCGCGCATTTAAAAGCAGCCACAGGGCAAATTGTGATTGGCGTAACCGGCAGCAATGGCAAAACCACGGTTAAAGAAATGATCTCTGCCGTGCTGGGCCACAGCGGTAAAAACGCTGTACACGCTACACGCGGTAATCTAAACAACCATATCGGCTTACCGCTTACCCTATTGGCGGCACGTGCAAGCCATCGCTATGTAGTTGCCGAAATGGGCATGAATCATTTTGATGAAATCAGCTACCTCACCCATATCGCCAAGCCAGATATCGCCATTATCACCAACGCAGGCCGCTGCCATTTAGAAGCGCTCGGCAGCGTGGCGGGGGTGGCTCAGGCCAAGGGTGAGATTTTTGCGGGCTTGGTTGCGGGTGGCTACGCCATTATCAACGCCGACGACGATTACGCTCCGCTATGGCGCGAGCTAGCCGCCGAGCATCCACAAGTTAGCTTTAGCCTCACAAATGCCGATGTCTACGCGCGTAATTTGTGCGCTCACCATACCGGCGCGCAATTTACCCTGTGCACGCCCAATGACTCGGCACAAGTCGATTTACAAATACCAGGCTTACACAATGTACTCAATGCCTTAGCAGCAGCGGCCGTCGGCCACGCCTTAGCTATAGGCGCAGAGGACATTGCCAGCGGATTAGCTAGCTACGAAGGCACAAAGGGACGCTTGCAAAGCAAAACCGCCTTTAATGGCGCAAGAGTATTCGACGATACTTACAACGCAAACCCAGAATCCATGCGCGCAGCGATTGATGTGCTGGCCAGCTTTGGCAGCGACACCCTGCTGATTCTGGGCGATATGGGCGAGTTAGGAAGCGATGTTGCAGAGCGCCATCAAGAGATCGGCACTTACGCGCAGCACAAAGGCATTACCCGCCTGTATACCCACGGCTCGCTTATGCAGCTTGCCAGCCAAGCTTTTGGCACTCACGGCCAGCACTTTAGCGATATTGCCGAATTAATCAGCTACGTTCGCAAAGATTTATCCCCAAGCACCACGATCTTGGTAAAAGGCTCGCGCTTTATGCGTATGGAACGCGTCGTTGATGGCGTAGTAATAAACAATCTGGAGAAGATGTAA